TCGTTGTCTCGCCACGCCCGGCAACAATCTCGTTTTCGCTACTCTTCCTCTACCGTCAACAACATACGCCCCACCGCGCGAGCTCGACTGCCTGTGACTTTACTTGCGACGCAGAAGATCACCCTAGACAAACATCGAACAACGGTCCCAGTTGCCAACTTTGGGACAATCTAACCAACCATCAATCACACAGCTCCTCCACCTTTACAGCTGCCCATTTTGGGTGGTGTCACGCAAACCGAAAAGCTGGCGCGCGTCTATCGCGCCCATGACACAAGACCGTATCCAACCTACCTAGGCGGCAAAACCGTCACCGTGGATATCGCGTCTCTCTTGAAGGCTCCCGACTCAGATGAGTCCTCCACTGCTCCGCCTCAGCATACCCGTTCTTCGTCAGACCCCTCTACGACCGCAACCACGGCGGCCACGGTGCCTGTCAGCGGGCTGCCTCCGTATGGCCCGCCACCCGTAGCACAGGGCCTGGCCGCGAGCGGCAAACGTGCCATGCCGCCGCACGTGGCCGAGTCCCCGGCCAAGAAGCAGAGCAAGTGGTCGCCGGAGGAAGATGCCTTGATCATCGAACTCCGGGGGAGCGGCATGAAGTGGGAAGACATATCCAAGCGTCTTCCGGGACGAAGCGCCATCAGTTGTCGACTTCACTACCAGAACTACCTCGAGAGGCGGAGCGAGTGGGATGAGGAGCGTAAAAACAAGCTTGCACGGCTGTACGAGAGGTACGATACTGGCGCAGCAACGTcgcagacgacgatgaagcccCGTGTCCCAGCGTTAGacagaaaaagaagagaaagtaTCAGTAGAAGTAGCAGAAGAGGAGCTAACGTCCGATTCAGGTTCAAACCCGAAATGTGGGCAAAGGTCGCGGAAGAGATGGCCGTTCCTTGGCGAGCCGCAGAGGCCATGCACtggcagctcggcgaggctGACATGGCTCGGCGGGCTGGCGTTGTGCCGTTTTCTCTGACCGCAGTCAACGTCGACCAACCGGGTGCCGGTGGTCATCGGCACTCCCCTTCCCGCGGTCACATGCACTCTCAGTCGCAGGGCAGTCTGCCCCGGGACATGGGCGGTCCCTCTCCACGATACGGCCGACCGCCACCGGGCATATCGCCAATCCCCGGTGGACGAGCCATCGCCGCCCGACGCGAGAGCGTTCCAGGAAGACCGCAGATGGGCCCGGAACCGAACGAGATGGCGGGCATGGGACAAGGCGGCCCTGGGCTAGCACCGATCCAGGGGCTCCCACCGGGCCGAGGTTCCGGGCTACTTCCGGGTGTGGCCGAACTCACGACGGGCGTGAGCCCGTACAGCACCCCCGCATACGCAATGGGAGGCATGCCCACGGCGAGCCCAGTGCCGAGTGCCAGAGCGAGTCCAGGACCGCTGCTTCCCGCTCTCCATTACCCGCCACCCCACGAGTCGGCTGGTGCCAAGCGACGAGCTAGTCCGGGCACAGAGATGATGGGCTCAAGGGAAACgagtcggcgacgacacATGGACCCCCGGCAAGAGGAGATGGATCGGCGGCGCGTTGCATGACTGTAAGGCAGAGCGTGGGCAATCCTGGAGGGCGAAAGGCGGCGCAGACGAACTTGGAGTCGGGGACAAAAACTACTTGCGAGTGAGAGCACGAAACGGGAGCACGGCATGTTGCATCGGGATCGGAGCAAGATTTTgtctcttcccccccccccccccccctctctcacccCCTCCCATACTTACAACCTCATTGTCATCTGAGTGGGCTCTCCCGTATTGGAAAGCAATTTTCCTCTTCAggacgtcttcctcctcctcccctttaTCTTCGTGTCATTTTACTTTTCCCTGACGTTTTCtttattttcttcttttggTGTTCACGTCATCTCTCCGCCGGACGGCGGCACGATTCGTGTGGGGATCTATGGATCTACGGATctatggatggatggatgagcGGGTGGGTAGGTGggtgcgcgcgcgcgcgcacgcATGAGGCGACAAAAAATCAAAATTCTTATTGCCGTTGGGTTTTCACGGTACCCGGCAGGTGGGAGATGGGAGGGGAGAAAAGAGAGCATTTCTGTATTCCTTCGGCTTCTTCACGGATAACAAAATCGCGATGGTTGAGATGGTcgagagggggagaagaatatgaggtggaggggggaggggagatgaagaaggagagaggaagagagagagacacgcgcgtgcgtgcgtgtgtgcatgcgtgtgtgtgtgtgtgtttgtgtgtttgtgtgtgcgCGAGCGTGCGTGTGCTGCTTCACCTGTATGTATTGCTTCTTGGAAGGGACGACCAGAGCGAAGAGCgtagggagaaggaggcaaGGAGCAAACGAACCATGTGTCACTTGATGAAGAGATGGGAAACGGTCATGATAGAATTTCGGGTCCCTAGATcaccccttcttctttttaaaccctctctcccttccccctgccaccccccctcctttttcccccccccgggcTCCATGCATGCATGCGGTACTACTTTTGCTTCCCTCGAGAGTCGGTTGATGTTCGTCAAGCGTCCCGGCAAAAGACGGCCCACCAGTTGTCCCTCTCGTAGCCACGCTCGAGGACCCTGCCTCCCACCTCAACcacgtcctcctcgagctctcCCTCGCGGTAGAGATGATAGTACCTCTGGAATGTCTCGTCCTGGGCCGGCCGGTCctgctccttcttgcccttggtgACCCATGACACGAGCTGGTCctgcgcggcgccggcgtcccagccgcggcggctgctgcccTGCTCCAGCGCCCAGACCATCACGAGGACCTTTCCGGTGCCGGggcggacggcgtcgagcagggcggcgacggcggcccggcggcgttggcgcgTCGACATGTGGtggatgacggcgatggaaATGGCAAAATCGAAAGCCGAGGCCCGGTACGGCAGAGCCAGGGAGTCGGCTACCAAAACCTGGTTGTTCGGAGCCCGggccggaggcggcgggggtggtagtggtggtgtCTGTGCCGCGTCCGCCGCAGGCCCGGATGTCGCGGCGACGCCCTTgctcttcttgttcttcttcttggagacggcggcggcggcagaaaCTTCGGCGTCAAAGTGCGGCGGCTGGTAGCTGCGAGCCAGCGAAACCAGGTTGGCGCTCCGGTCCGAGGCGACGATGTAGAGGGCCGGATTGACGCCGATGTACTTGCCGTTGCCGCAGCCAGCGTCAAGGCCGACGGAGCCAGGGGTCAGCGAGAGCAGGAAGGAGGCAACGAGAGGCCACGGCTTGTAGCGGGTGGAGGAGAAGTGCGgggcgatggcctcgtagACGGTATGGACATGGCGCGACTCGTAGGCGGCtgcgtcttcctcctcctcctcctcctcctcctttgcTGGTTGTCGAGGACTCGTCAagtccgccgtcgtcgtatCGTCTACAGCGGCGGGCACGGCCGggtggccggcgccgtgttGGGGGCCGGATGAGACAGTCATATGGAGCTTAGTCCGCCGGTGATGGGCGGCGTGAAATGATGTGGGATTGGCTAACCGACCGCAGCAGGCTAGTTTCACGTTCCCCCCCGGTTTTTTGTTTAAAttggaaagagaaaaaaCCAACCCTGGCTTCCTTGTAGGCGGCAAAAAGCTTTCCCTTAGCCCTGCTGAGTGTTGTTCCGTTCGAGGTATGGTTACCGTTCTACAGACTGCCCAGGCCGGTCGGGAGAAAAGGGGGTGCGTTGGAGAGAGGTGAAATACGAGGGGGTGTTGACGTTGGAGTTGGCAACCAGGCCCCTGGTTTGCGGTTCCGTTAAGGTTGGATGCGCGTCGAGACGTTGGAGTAGCTAGCGCCCGCTGGGAGCAAATTTCGTTGGCGCAGTAGCCCGTCTGTGTCTCCCTGGGTTTGCTGATAGATTACCTGTACAACTGCTACCCACCTAGGTACTTAGACACCCACACCCCCTGTTTATCCTTCCCTTTCTAGGTATGCAAGGAAGAAAGTGGTTTGcgggaagggagggaaatTGAGCCGGAAAATGCCAGTTGCGGACCAGTTGAGGTTCGTGCGCTGCAGATGCGGACAGGACGGTGCGTGGGTGGCGGTGGGTGTGGTTGCAGAGGGTAaggagaaaagggaaaaaagcCGTTGAGGGCCGTCCAGAAGGAGAGAGACGAATACACTAGAGAGCGCCCCGACGGAAAAATGACGAGTGTCTGAGCGTGCGTTGGCGTTGTGGCGCTTCGCTCCTTCCCCCGCCAGTTTGCGCCGCTGAGGCTTGGCTTTCtaggaggggaaggggggggagtgtGCTGACTGATGAGGTGTGGTTGGGAAATATAACAGGatcggggaggggggagtgGGTCCCAtcttccctttttttctcccctGTGAGGGTTGAGGGCTGAGGGCAATCCCGCGGTACGGTGCGGCGCGATTTAGTGCTGGCAACCTCGAACCG
This genomic interval from Colletotrichum higginsianum IMI 349063 chromosome 9, whole genome shotgun sequence contains the following:
- a CDS encoding tRNA (Uracil-5-)-methyltransferase TRM9; translation: MTVSSGPQHGAGHPAVPAAVDDTTTADLTSPRQPAKEEEEEEEEDAAAYESRHVHTVYEAIAPHFSSTRYKPWPLVASFLLSLTPGSVGLDAGCGNGKYIGVNPALYIVASDRSANLVSLARSYQPPHFDAEVSAAAAVSKKKNKKSKGVAATSGPAADAAQTPPLPPPPPPARAPNNQVLVADSLALPYRASAFDFAISIAVIHHMSTRQRRRAAVAALLDAVRPGTGKVLVMVWALEQGSSRRGWDAGAAQDQLVSWVTKGKKEQDRPAQDETFQRYYHLYREGELEEDVVEVGGRVLERGYERDNWWAVFCRDA
- a CDS encoding MYB DNA-binding domain-containing protein, which codes for MPPHVAESPAKKQSKWSPEEDALIIELRGSGMKWEDISKRLPGRSAISCRLHYQNYLERRSEWDEERKNKLARLYERFKPEMWAKVAEEMAVPWRAAEAMHWQLGEADMARRAGVVPFSLTAVNVDQPGAGGHRHSPSRGHMHSQSQGSLPRDMGGPSPRYGRPPPGISPIPGGRAIAARRESVPGRPQMGPEPNEMAGMGQGGPGLAPIQGLPPGRGSGLLPGVAELTTGVSPYSTPAYAMGGMPTASPVPSARASPGPLLPALHYPPPHESAGAKRRASPGTEMMGSRETSRRRHMDPRQEEMDRRRVA